Proteins found in one Quercus robur chromosome 2, dhQueRobu3.1, whole genome shotgun sequence genomic segment:
- the LOC126715235 gene encoding transcription repressor OFP8-like, with the protein MENRFKLRISRMFRASFGSCRSRNISDAVEKAVFVPQNHQSFHMLEPLSPKARPFPSICRPKPCQTPETINQSCIIQAKDLLPRRKISEPYSPFGYFNPDGRTCPPASPISPLNPFYHFKQMKKGSDRNKSKNKKKKKMTQMKNKQGELFPISSSSQDMSFGAWSWYSSEEEEEEEREDETDTLFSSKSLSSDSSESRRRRSRRKRHAARRKRSGTLSSEMGPMPLKGKVKDSFAVVKKSSDPYNDFRLSMVEMIVEKQIFAAKDLEQLLQCFLSLNSYHHHKVIVEVFMEIWEALFCNWS; encoded by the coding sequence atggaaAACCGATTCAAGCTACGAATCTCTAGGATGTTTCGAGCCTCATTTGGCTCGTGCCGGTCCCGAAACATCTCCGACGCAGTGGAAAAAGCTGTCTTTGTTCCACAAAACCACCAAAGTTTCCATATGCTCGAGCCTTTGTCCCCAAAAGCTCGACCCTTCCCTTCCATTTGCAGACCAAAACCGTGTCAAACCCCTGAAACCATTAACCAAAGCTGCATAATCCAAGCCAAAGATTTACTTCCAAGAAGAAAAATCTCTGAGCCTTATTCTCCTTTCGGTTATTTTAACCCTGATGGACGAACCTGCCCTCCTGCTTCACCAATCTCGCCCTTGAACCCTTTCTACCATTTCAAACAGATGAAGAAAGGTTCAGATAGGAATAAGagtaagaataagaagaaaaagaagatgaccCAGATGAAGAACAAGCAAGGAGAACTCTTTCCCATTAGCTCTTCTTCTCAAGATATGAGTTTTGGTGCTTGGTCGTGGTATAGTAgcgaagaagaagaggaagaggaaagagAGGACGAGACTGACACTCTTTTCTCTTCCAAGTCTCTTTCTTCTGATTCATCCGAGTCTCGACGACGTCGTTCTCGTCGGAAAAGGCACGCAGCTCGGCGGAAAAGGTCAGGGACTTTGAGTTCTGAAATGGGTCCAATGCCATTAAAAGGGAAAGTGAAAGATAGCTTTGCTGTGGTGAAGAAGTCAAGTGATCCGTACAACGATTTCAGGCTATCAATGGTGGAAATGATAGTTGAAAAGCAGATATTTGCAGCTAAAGATTTGGAACAGTTATTGCAGTGTTTTCTATCACTGAATTCGTACCATCATCATAAGGTCATTGTGGAGGTCTTCATGGAGATTTGGGAAGCTTTGTTTTGTAATTGGTCTTGA
- the LOC126715236 gene encoding uncharacterized protein LOC126715236: MLLRSSISNTKKFFQKTLQSVKSLFSAGGYQKIPKTPSHPLANYTASSDKNNVQPSYKELDKFYSDFTDQWELDKDKAKKGSKKKTMPFPTKQENEVYNGSFMKFSQASSVKKNQIERKEDQYYHNHDDDDVKMKSIVPHERKRQEDSCFKGTREGRICLVAQKLRELEMLDMSNVDHLLDIEEVLHYYSRLTCPAYLDIVDRFFMDIYAEFFNAAPTLTPASTINSRLRPRSLRS, from the coding sequence ATGCTGCTTAGAAGCTCCATTTCCAACACCAAGAAGTTCTTCCAAAAAACCTTACAAAGCGTCAAGTCTTTGTTTTCCGCTGGTGGCTACCAAAAGATTCCCAAAACCCCTTCTCATCCCTTAGCTAATTACACAGCCAGCTCAGACAAGAATAATGTCCAACCTAGTTACAAAGAGCTAGACAAATTCTACTCCGACTTCACCGACCAATGGGAGTTGGATAAAGACAAGGCAAAGAAGGGAAGCAAGAAGAAAACTATGCCATTCCCAACTAAACAAGAAAATGAGGTTTACAATGGCAGCTTCATGAAGTTTTCACAGGCGAGCTCGGTGAAGAAGAATCAGATAGAAAGGAAAGAAGATCAGTATTATCATaatcatgatgatgatgatgtgaaGATGAAAAGCATAGTACCCCACGAAAGGAAAAGACAAGAAGATTCTTGTTTTAAAGGTACGAGAGAAGGAAGGATTTGTTTGGTGGCACAAAAGCTAAGGGAGTTGGAGATGCTGGATATGAGCAATGTGGACCATCTCTTGGACATAGAGGAGGTTCTTCATTACTATTCTCGCCTCACTTGCCCGGCCTACCTTGACATTGTTGACAGGTTTTTCATGGACATTTATGCTGAATTCTTCAATGCTGCCCCAACATTAACGCCAGCAAGCACCATCAATTCCAGGCTGAGGCCACGATCACTAAGGTCATAG